Part of the Halalkalibacter krulwichiae genome is shown below.
AGGGACTTGTTTCGCGAATTGTTGAACATAAGGATGCAACAGAAGAAGAGCGTAACGTTCAAGAAATTAACACAGGAACTTATTGCTTTGATAATGCTGCTCTTTTCGCTGCTTTAAAACAGGTTGGAAATGACAATGCTCAAGGCGAATATTATCTTCCAGATGTAATTGAGATATTGAAAAATAATAGAGAAACAATTTCAGCCTATCAAACACCGATCTTTGATGAAACGATTGGAGTCAATGATCGTGTAGCACTAGCTGAAGCAGAAGTTATTATGAAGCGTCGAATCAATGAACATTGGATGAGACAAGGTGTTACAATTGTTGATCCGGTTAATACGTATATTTCTACAGAAGCAGAAATTGGTCGTGATACGGTAGTGTTACCTGGTACGTTCATTCAAGGTTCGACAATTATTGGAGAAGACTGTGTAATTGGTCCACATTCTGAAATAAAAGATAGCAAAATTGGTCGTGAATCATCAATAAAACAATCAGTAGTGTATAATAGTCAAGTTGGAGATAATGTAACTATTGGACCTTTTGCACATATTCGACCAGACTCGACTATAGGAAATGATGTAAGAATCGGGAATTTTGTTGAAACGAAAAAGGCAACTCTAGGTAATGGAAGCAAAGCATCTCATTTAAGTTATATTGGTGATGCCGATATTGGCGAGGATGTAAATTTTAGCTGTGGAGCGGTTACAGTAAATTATGACGGCAAAAATAAATTCCAAACCAAAATTGAAGATGGTGCTTTCATTGGTTGTAATGCAAACTTAATTGCGCCTGTTACTGTAGGAAAGAATGCTCTAGTAGCAGCAGGTTCGACAATTACAGATGATGTACCTGGAGAAGCACTTTCGATTGCACGAGCAAGACAGACTAATAAAACAGACTATTTAAAGAAAAAATAAGGCAATTAAATTACCGGAGGGAAAAAAAGTGGCTAAATACGGCGATCCAAGTTTAAAGGTTTTCACACTGAATTCTAATAAGGGGCTAGCTCATGAAATCACAGAACATATTGGCGTATCCATGGGGAAAAGCTCGGTTACTCGTTTTAGTGATGGTGAAGTACAAATTAATATTGAAGAGAGCATCCGTGGCTGTGATGTGTACTTGATTCAATCAACATCAGCACCAGCGAATGAGCATATTATGGAGCTCTTAATTATGATTGATGCATTAAAGCGAGCTTCCGCTAAGACGATTAATGTTGTAATGCCTTATTACGGCTATGCACGTCAAGACCGTAAAGCGCGTGCTCGTGAACCGATTACAGCAAAACTTGTAGCAAACTTAATTGAAACAGCGGGAGCAACGAGAGTCTTAACTTTAGACCTTCATGCAACGCAAATCCAAGGGTTCTTTGATATTCCGGTAGATCAATTAATGGGCGTGCCGATCTTAGCTGATTATTTCTCTCAAAAAGAATTAGATGATATTGTCATTGTGTCTCCTGACCATGGTGGAGTTGTACGTGCTCGTAAAATGGCTGACCGCCTAAAAGCTCCAATTGCAATTATTGACAAACGCCGACCAAAGCCAAATGTTTCTGAAGTTATGAATATTGTTGGTAACATTGAAGGGAAAACAGCGATTATTATTGATGATATCATTGATACTGCAGGTACGATTACACTTGCCGCTAATGCACTTGTAGAACATGGAGCAAAAGAAGTTTATGCATGCTGTACACACCCTGTCTTATCTGGACCAGCAATGGAACGCATTAACAATTCAAAAATCAAAGAGTTAGTCGTTACAAACTCAATTGTACTTGAAGACGAAAAGAAAAGTGAGAAAGTAACCGAACTATCCGTAGCGGCCTTACTCGGAGAAGCCATCATCCGCGTCCACGAACATCAATCTGTAAGTAAATTATTTGATTAAGATCTAAAGAAAAAAAGGTTGCACTTTACCTTTTTTTCTTTAGATCGAAGCAATGAGCGGATCCGCCGCAAACGAATTTAAGTCTTTTTTGGCGGTCTTCCCAAAAAGACGCGCGGCGAGAGAAGCCATTGCCACCAACCAAACATCAAGCACTGATAGAGTGTGAAGGTATGAGGAAAGGTTACAAAAAAAGGTTGCACTTTACCTTTTTTTCTTTAGATCGAAGCAATTTCTATTTCACTTCAAAAGGTTTAAAATTTCTCTATAAGGGAACATATGTATAGGGAGAACTTTAAAACTATTATGAGGTGATATTCATGGCTACAG
Proteins encoded:
- the glmU gene encoding bifunctional UDP-N-acetylglucosamine diphosphorylase/glucosamine-1-phosphate N-acetyltransferase GlmU, translated to MSNRYAVILAAGQGTRMKSKLYKVLHPVCEKPMVQHVVDQVSSLGFEKKVAVVGFGAETVQDQLGDQVSYVIQEEQLGTGHAVMQAADLLADKEGTTVVLCGDTPLLTAETINRLLTCHSAEGAKATILTAVAEDPTGYGRIIRNEEGLVSRIVEHKDATEEERNVQEINTGTYCFDNAALFAALKQVGNDNAQGEYYLPDVIEILKNNRETISAYQTPIFDETIGVNDRVALAEAEVIMKRRINEHWMRQGVTIVDPVNTYISTEAEIGRDTVVLPGTFIQGSTIIGEDCVIGPHSEIKDSKIGRESSIKQSVVYNSQVGDNVTIGPFAHIRPDSTIGNDVRIGNFVETKKATLGNGSKASHLSYIGDADIGEDVNFSCGAVTVNYDGKNKFQTKIEDGAFIGCNANLIAPVTVGKNALVAAGSTITDDVPGEALSIARARQTNKTDYLKKK
- a CDS encoding ribose-phosphate diphosphokinase, with product MAKYGDPSLKVFTLNSNKGLAHEITEHIGVSMGKSSVTRFSDGEVQINIEESIRGCDVYLIQSTSAPANEHIMELLIMIDALKRASAKTINVVMPYYGYARQDRKARAREPITAKLVANLIETAGATRVLTLDLHATQIQGFFDIPVDQLMGVPILADYFSQKELDDIVIVSPDHGGVVRARKMADRLKAPIAIIDKRRPKPNVSEVMNIVGNIEGKTAIIIDDIIDTAGTITLAANALVEHGAKEVYACCTHPVLSGPAMERINNSKIKELVVTNSIVLEDEKKSEKVTELSVAALLGEAIIRVHEHQSVSKLFD